The region cccggcctcgtcgagcccaagaaggagcccggcctccccgcggagtacgaggagatagcccggcgcggcttctccgacgaggacgccatgcggtgggcgCGGGAGGACTACCTCCGCGAGGAGACGGTCCGGCAGTGCCGGGCCCtgaaggagatcgccgcccgcaagcgcgggcgcgaggacgagcacggcgtcgtgatcctcgacagcgacgacgacgacgcccccggaccttccaacccgccgcgccaaccgggggaggggtgcagcagggacggcggaggttTAGGCGGGGGCGGCAgcggcgacgacgatgacgacgacggcggcggcgactacacgcggttctacagcctcctcggcatgtagacgcgttgggcgggcggcgagggagacggcgggagtAGCCCGCCggttttttttttgtaaaatatgtttaagtttgaacgaactcgccgaaaTTTGCTATGAATTTGCGCCGTGTTTGTGCCGTGTTTAAATTTTTTAAAATACCGTGGGCGCCGTGTTTAAATTTTTTAAAAtaccgtgggcgccgcgactggggggcgCCCCCAGTGCGCagttagcgccggtgcgcccccaggggcgattttttgcccctcctggggggccaacggctggagatgccctgaggAGGGGATAGGAGGGGGCAGGGGAAAGACAGAGAGCACCATATGGATGAATAGACATGAAACGGCTGTCAATAGCGGTGCCCTTAAAGTTGTGTTGACAGCAATAGATTGCATATGATCTGTACTGAGTAAAGACATAAAGAGGTATGCACATTGTTGAGATGATCATGAGCAAGGGGTCAACAAGATGTTATATTGTACAACAAAGAATATATTTTGGATTCAATAAGGGCGGTCGGTTAATTTCCTATGGCATCGGATTGCACCAGGCTCATCTGATAATTTGACCAAAAATTGCCCACCAGCGTGGCTTCTAAATATAGTCAATATATGTGTAAATGGAGGCCATTACACTTCAAAACCCTGGAACGAACAATGAGCTCAGCTCATTTGTTCGACTCGATGAACTCCCGGTATTCCTTCTTCATCTTCACACCAGAGAAAGTCCTGCATTTCCAAGATTAAGGTATATCAGAAGGGTGGGCCTGCTATGACACCATATAAAGTAGGCAAGACAGGGGTTCTGCAAGCTGCCCAAGAGATGTTCGACATATTTGGGAGAAATTCCGGGTGCATGGTAGAAGCTTTGTTAACCCGGAACAACACTACCCATATGTCACGATTAAGATGTGTACTTGCAAAGAGAGCACACTTATCCTGCCAACTGTCCTATTTAACATCGTCAAAATGGCATTCATGAAAGAAGATGGACAAAGTGTTGACCACTGATCTATCTCTATGTGTACGTACAACATGCCCGTCATTCATGTGTTTTGGCCTCATTTACAGGATGATGACATCTCAACTTAAGCCTGTGGTTGGATATAAAAAATTGTTAACTGTGGAATATGTAATTCCAGCAGAGCCCGTCCATTGAAAATGAAGTGAGCATGGTGGTCACTGCTTAATTTGGTTTATTACTACCAAAAGGATAAGTACAAAACTGGAATTATGTAAAGGTACAAAAGTGGTTGCCGTCATAGAGCAAGAAGGTTCACTAAGAACAATAAAATACTCATATTTCAGCTAACCCAATGTTTAGGTAAGTTGTGTTTTAGGTTGCGGCCGTAGTTTAGTAGAAAAACTAGCAAGACCAATCTAAGAAGCAAACCTGATCATTTCTTTGTTTTTGAAGAACTGGACACACGGTGTTCCCATTATGCCTGCAGCTTCTGCTATTTCAGGGTCCTCCTCGATGTCAATTTCAACAAAATGAACGTATTCGTCGTATTCATCTATAACCTGTAAGAAATATCATTTTCACAAGGATGagatatcattatcagcaagcaacAAAAATAACATATAATTGCACGAGAACTTTTTTTTGAAGCTGTACCAAATTGTgaacttatgtactccctccgttcacaaatataagatgttctaactttttttctgaatcagatgtatagacacgttttagtgtgtttgttcagtcctttcagtccgtatgtagtccatatatcAGCAAGGGTGTTGCAGTTGAAGTGCCGCACCCAATGGTAGTCGAGCAGCTACCAGATTAAACTCTTACCACCGAAGTGGTAAATTCATAGTTCTTACAAGGTTACCGCTGTGATGACGCGTGTATCACCAAGCATAGAGAAGGGTGCTATCTTGAATAGGGGATTCTCATGAAATTAAAAATAGACAAGGTGATCAAATCACATCCATGCATTGTCAAATTGCTGGCATAGAACAGTCCATCAGCTATCAGGTGGTGTGGTTCAGACCACCTAATGCATTTCAAATGGTAACATCTGTACCCAGTGTCTTAGACATATACCTAGGGCCCTAACAAAAATATACTCCAATGTAATGTGTGGACTACCATTGTTTAGCAGTGTGTGTTGAAAACAAGATGAGATTTAGAAATTAACCGATGCATGTGTGGAGGGTCAATTTTAATCGAGTGGGTGATATTTATGACTGGAATGCATACTGGCACCTTCAACTGATGCAGTTCTTATCGACTTCCATCTTCATAAATGCCACAATGCAATGCAGACATCATGAGCATATGCCCACTCAATTCATTTGGTGTGTTTcaatcatatattgttctttgttgGATTGAGTTTATCTTCAATAAGGATTTTATTTCTAGAACAGACGATTGAGCTCCGGCATGCTCTAGCAGATCCAAATGTAAACTATCAGGCTACTGGCTTGGCTTGTCGCTATGGATGTTCAGTCGTCAAAGGAAACCACAGCATAAAGTAAATTTATTTCTAGAATTAAGGTAGATGTGAAGAAGATGTTAAGATACATTTTGTATAACTAGATTTAAGGTTGCTGACAAGTAATTTTatttaagtactccctccgttcctatttACTCGTCgtagttttagttcaaattttaaCTAAAACcaagacgagtaaatcggaacggagggagtagatgttaaGATGTTCAAAGTTCAATTACAAAAATTCAAGAACTAACCTTGTTCAAAATTGGTTTTAAGGTTCTGCAGGGACCACATGTTGGAGAAGTATATAGAACCAAAATGAGCCTTGGACTTCCATGGTATAACTTGCGGAGTGCATACTGCAaagatagcaaagctcaggatcaaATTTGACATGAACACTTACGTTTATATGAGGCACACTAAGGATATATATGTTTGGCACCTGTCCCTTGTGCTTTGTGTGAGTAATGTCGAAGCCCATCTCGACATCTTTGCCTTCAATCTCCTTCTTTTTTTCTTCACGAACAGGCTGAAATTTAATCAAGTAGAACAAAGAGTTGTAACATAAGTTTGATTGGTTGTTACAGAAGATAAGCCCCAAAACATATGAAGGTGCATTAAGTATGCATACACTAATGATCTCTAGTAGCTCAGGTTTTATCCACTCACAAGGTCACAAATTCTTATTCAGAACATATCAACTCACAGTTTCACATCGCTACAGCTTATGATATGAAAGTCTAAACTCCAAATTTTATACACGAAAGAATAATCGAATGTGCCTGCATAGCATGCTAATATATGGAAACTAGGAAGCTTAATTAGAATGGACAAAATTTATCACAAATTACTGCAACACCCATGATAATGAAGACCAGTGATATTCATAGGGTAAGAGACAGTTTTCATTGAGACAATGACGACCAATCAAAATGAAGCTGGCAAATGCACATGGATCAATTGCGCTAAACAAATACATTTTGCATGAAAAATAATACCTGGTGAAATTCAACAAGAAGATCATTGGAGACTAAGTATCTTTCAACTGACAAAGCAGCTATACATCCAGATCCAGCTGCAGTAACGGCTTGCCTCCATTCATGATCCTGCAGGTGAAGATGTGTGAAAACAGAAAAAGTTCATGATAACGGGCTGAAATAATAAATAGAATATCTGAATATCTATGTTTCATGGATAGGTATCGAATGATGAGTGGGTACAAGTCTTCTGTCTTAGACAACAAATTATATTGCCTTTCACTGCGGAATTTTCCAAACAGTAGAGGCAGGGTCATCAAGAGATGATGTGCTAGCATGCTACAGGATTAACGTGGTGAGGTGACAGCACACATGAACTGCAACAGGATTAAGTCCTTGTTTCTTCAAGCGTCACACTTTACAATCATGAAGAAGTTTCAGACATTCAATGAAGGATGGAGTTACCTGCACATCACCAGCAGCAAATACGCCATCAACTGAAGTTTTTGCTGTCCCTTCATCAACCAAAATATATCCAGAACTATCAAGTTCAATTTGACCTTGTAGCAGCTGACTGTTTGGAGTATGTCCTATCCCATAAAATAGACCTTTCACTTCAAGAACTTTTTCCTCTCCCGTATCGATTCTCCTCAACTGAATACCGGACATCTGTCCTTTCGTATTGCCGACAACATCCACAGCTTCTGTATTGAAATGTACTGTTATGTTGGGGTTGTTGAGTACTCTGAAACATTCGCCATAATCAACCTGTTAACCAAACATCCAGGCAATTGAAATTTTACTTCATTAATATATCATGCAACTGAAGAGGAGCTAACATCCTTTAAAGAACTTAACAATTTCATCTACAGACAAGTTCCAAAAAAATTACAGCCCTCGAGTTCTATGGACCTCTGGCAATATTGTGATTTTGAGTATCTAAACTTATTGCAGTATTAACGAAGACCAATTGTGCCGCTATAACCAACATTTTAAAGTGGAAGCTCAGCATATTACCATGCAACTAAATGCCATCATCGAATGGTGAATGAGTTCACGTTATTTACAATAGATGAGAGGTGGAAAAATAATCGTGCATTCCTTTTACAGTTGTTTAAGTTGTCAAGTATCAACTGATGCTAACACTGAAAATAAGTGAAATCTTGGCAATCCATGGACCGAAGATTTACATGAACAGGTAAGACTATTTTGATATTTATCACAGTAAAGGATATAATTTTATAGGGAAAAAAACTTAGAGAATGCCTTACCGGTCCTGCATAGCTTTGGATGCTCGTAGTTGGTCTCTTCGAACAAGTAAATGAACATGGCACGCATATTTTGTCAAATATATTGCTTCCTCGGTAGCTGTATCACCCCCTCCAACGACCGCGAGAACTTGACCCTTGTACAGTGGTGATGCTCCATCACATATTGCACATGCGCTGATACCTCTACTCCAAAATTCTTCTTCACGAGGTAATCGAAGTCGCTTCGCAGTAGCTCCAGTTGCAATGATTACACTATGGGATTTCACCTATATATATGTCACTAAAATTAGTGCAGCAAAAAATATGTGCAAAATAATTCACGTGCACTATAAATTAATAACAGGTGGTTTGCCATCAACATACATATACAAAGAAAAATTACAGCACAACTAAGAGTCAAGTCATAATCGTAGAGCAAAAGAGTAGACAAAGACCTaaataagtaaagcacatagaatTCTGCACTGGTTCAGAGCTCACATTATTTACTCTACACTTTCCACTAGCTCTGCTTTGTTACTTTTCAATTTAAAACGGATCCTGGTTTTGACTAACATCACAGTAATAGTAACCATTGAATGTTCACAAAATTCACATGCAACACTACCTTGTTACGAGAGGCAAGTTCAGAGTCCAAAATATGTTATGGCGCACCAAGAGGAAGAACACAAAGTGCTTACCTCTCGGTCACTGCTACGGATAACAAATGGCCTACTCTTCACATCTATAAATTCAACATCTTCTTGGTGAAGCTCTGCACCCCACCGCTCCGCCTGCTTCCGCATTCTGGCATAAATCACGACCCCAGGATGATATAAGTAAGCAAACACAACGTTTACCAATTCAATACAGATAGTGGGGCACTCTTACTTGTCCATGAGATCAGGCCCAGTGATGCCGTCGGGGAACCCAGGGAAATTCTCCACCTCGGTGGTGGTCATCAGCTGGCCTCCGGGAACACCGCCCACCTGGTAGCCTTCGAAGACGACGGGTTTCAGGTTGGCCCGGGCGGCGTAAATGGCCGCTGTGTACCCTGCCGGGCCGGAGCCGATGATCACCAGGTTCTCCACCCCCCTGCCAGGATCTGCAACCACGAGAAAACAATCACCCACTGTTCCACTTCACCACAGGGCGTCTTCAGCTCCACATACAGTATCGGATAATAGCAAAAAAACTGACAGTACGCAGGTCTACAGACTACAGAGTCAGGGCAGCCCCAAATCTAAAATCTGGACAGACGGAAGGAACAGGGGACTGAGAGCGGCGCACCTGACGGAGGAGAGGAGGCGGGGGCCTCCTCGTCGACCGcgtcggcggcgggggcggcggtggcgcgcAGGGCCTTGGACTTGGGTGCGCGAGAACAGGAGGCGGCGGGGAGGGGGCGGCACGAGGACGGGGCCGCCCTGCCTCGNNNNNNNNNNNNNNNNNNNNNNNNNNNNNNNNNNNNNNNNNNNNNNNNNNNNNNNNNNNNNNNNNNNNNNNNNNNNNNNNNNNNNNNNNNNNNNNNNNNNNNNNNNNNNNNNNNNNNNNNNNNNNNNNNNNNNNNNNNNNNNNNNNNNNNNNNNNNNNNNNNNNNNNNNNNNNNNNNNNNNNNNNNNNNNNNNNNNNNNNNNNNNNNNNNNNNNNNNNNNNNNNNNNNNNNNNNNNNNNNNNNNNNNNNNNNNNNNNNNNNNNNNNNNNNNNNNNNNNNNNNNNNNNNNNNNNNNNNNNNNNNNNNNNNNNNNNNNNNNNNNNNNNNNNNNNNNNNNNNNNNNNNNNNNNNNNNNNNNNNNNNNNNNNNNNNNNNNNNNNNNNNNNNNNNNNNNNNNNNNNNNNNNCCGCCATCGCGCGCGGTGAGGGGaggcggggagggggagggggagggagcgaGGTGGCTGCTtgtgcgtcggtgggtggtgggtggtgttGGCGGAGTGGACGGGCCGGGACGGGAAGGGAATCAAGCGGAGGGTGTGGAGCGCAGGGGAGCGGATGGGTGGATTGGATAGGGGGGAGGCCGCGGGAGCCAGACGTGCCGCGGCTGCGCCTGGTGGCTGGCTGCGGCTGGTGCCGGAGAGCGGAGACTGAAGCGGACGACGCGACGCTCTGGTTGGGCGTTTTCCCTCGGTTCTGCCCCACACCTCGCCGCTGTCCTTTTCGGCGTTGAGCTTTCGCGAACCTGGCGCCGTTCCAGGCTTCCAGCCCATTTGTCCGTCCAGCCAGAATGTTGGAGCTGCCAaagcattttctttttctagtGGTTGGTAGCTGCCAAAGCATTGAAGAGTTCAAGTTTGTCTTCTTGATGAATTTTATTGTCCCAAGATGAAATATCAAAAGAATACCAACACAATACATACATCGATGCACCCAACCAACACCAACACACGCAAACAAGAACACAccaacaaatagcaaagtcatataaacaCAGTTATTCGTACGTGAGGGGAAAAAAACCAAAATGATCAGATACACAATCGGTAAACTACACTTACGAAATGTGTAAAGTTTCCTTCCATTCATAGGGCAAGAATATAATAGGAATAGAACAACTATATTAAGTGGGATGGGTTAGACATGTCatctgagatgacatgtatcttcaATTCTATGATAAGATATAAGGAAAGATATTTCATTTGGTTTCTCATTGATATGTTTTATTTTTCATTGAGTCTAAACTAATGTTTCTTTTCCTTTGAAATATGGAGGATAGTAATCATTCATGTATGCGAATATAATTCCATTCCTgccaatgttgaggatatcgcttatcgttatcGTCTCGGTCAGCTGGGGATTAGAGATTAATTGGAAATTGGCCAATTAATCGATTTTATCGGTCGACTATTAATTGGCCATTTTTTTGCAAAATCCCAGGTTACCAGCACTAAATTATGCTATATTCAACACCAAAAAATATTGGACAGAAGTGTTACCTTGATTGCTAGCCTTTTAAtcctcgtactccctccgtccgaaaatacttgtcctagaaatggttgtatctagacttactttagtagatacatccattttattcATTTTTAGGACaaatattttaggacggagggagaatAATGAAAAAAATAGGACAATTGTATATATTGCATAACAAGGTTCACAAAACACAAAAaaacatagtttttgcaaacatagTGCTAGGAATATGCCAAATTTATCGGTACATTCTCGATAAATCAATTATCAGAGCGGTAAATCGGCCCAAACGATAAATggtgaagataaggcataatcttatcggtcacccccCAAGTAGCGATTAATTGGACGATTTCTTGATCAGTGATTCCTGCAAATCAAAGTGCTCTAAACATTTTTTCCTACGAAA is a window of Triticum dicoccoides isolate Atlit2015 ecotype Zavitan chromosome 2B, WEW_v2.0, whole genome shotgun sequence DNA encoding:
- the LOC119360679 gene encoding thioredoxin reductase NTRC-like; amino-acid sequence: MGWKPGTAPGRAAPSSCRPLPAASCSRAPKSKALRATAAPAADAVDEEAPASSPPSDPGRGVENLVIIGSGPAGYTAAIYAARANLKPVVFEGYQVGGVPGGQLMTTTEVENFPGFPDGITGPDLMDKMRKQAERWGAELHQEDVEFIDVKSRPFVIRSSDREVKSHSVIIATGATAKRLRLPREEEFWSRGISACAICDGASPLYKGQVLAVVGGGDTATEEAIYLTKYACHVHLLVRRDQLRASKAMQDRVLNNPNITVHFNTEAVDVVGNTKGQMSGIQLRRIDTGEEKVLEVKGLFYGIGHTPNSQLLQGQIELDSSGYILVDEGTAKTSVDGVFAAGDVQDHEWRQAVTAAGSGCIAALSVERYLVSNDLLVEFHQPVREEKKKEIEGKDVEMGFDITHTKHKGQYALRKLYHGSPRLILVLYTSPTCGPCRTLKPILNKVIDEYDEYVHFVEIDIEEDPEIAEAAGIMGTPCVQFFKNKEMIRTFSGVKMKKEYREFIESNK